From the Carettochelys insculpta isolate YL-2023 chromosome 27, ASM3395843v1, whole genome shotgun sequence genome, one window contains:
- the LOC142002423 gene encoding granzyme M-like, with the protein MLASRACWSCGWENDGFTCTSALQPSRPHEPFLPPLQRRGKRARSRVEQRLQAAQWGSSMKAAGKWLFLVLLALSLGKSAGQLQSSIIGGKKAPPHSRPYMVSIQSKGTLACGGALVHKQWVLTAAHCNNLKLKGPIEVVVGLPQQPWKNTGVQKFTIKKSVQHPSYNPETFANDIMLLKLAKKVRLNKEARLIPLAKKQPAPGTLCSVAGWGITAEKGKLSHVLRELNIKVMDSRMCNNSRFWHGEITQAMMCMEGVEKGSAPCKGDSGGPVVCGKKAEVAGVISFTGKSCLDVFKPPVATAVSSYVKWIRKTLR; encoded by the exons ATGCTTGCGAGCcgggcctgctggagctgtgggtgggAGAACGACGgcttcacctgcacatctgctctgcagccttctcGCCCCCACGAGCCCTTTCTCCCCCCGCTGCAGAGGAGAGGCAAACGTGCTCGGAGCAGGGTGGAGCAGCGTCTGCAGGCGGCTCAGTGGGGCAGCAGCATGAAGGCAGCTGGGAAGTGGCTCTTTCTGGTGCTGCTGGCTCTGTCCCTTGGGAAGAGTG CAGGCCAGCTCCAGTCTTCGATCATTGGAGGGAAAAAAGCACCGCCTCACTCCAGGCCCTACATGGTGTCTATCCAGAGCAAAGGCACTCTCGCCTGCGGGGGAGCCCTCGTCCACAAGCAATGGGTGCTGACCGCTGCACACTGCAACAACCT CAAGCTTAAGGGTCCCATCGAGGTGGTGGTGGGCCTGCCTCAGCAGCCCTGGAAAAATACCGGAGTGCAGAAGTTTACCATCAAGAAGTCTGTCCAGCATCCTTCCTACAACCCCGAGACCTTTGCGAATGACATCATGCTGCTCAAG ctggccaAGAAGGTGCGATTGAACAAGGAGGCCAGACTCATCCCACTGGCCAAGAAGCAGCCGGCCCCGGGCACGTTGTgcagcgtggccggctgggggatcACGGCGGAGAAGGGCAAACTGTCCCACGTCCTGCGGGAACTCAACATCAAGGTGATGGATAGCCGGATGTGCAACAACAGCCGGTTCTGGCATGGCGAGATCACCCAGGCCATGATGTGCATGGAAGGGGTCGAGaagggctctgccccctgcaaG ggtgatTCCGGGGGCCCTGTGGTGTGTGGCAAGAAAGCAGAGGTAGCTGGTGTGATCTCCTTCACCGGCAAGAGCTGCCTCGACGTCTTCAAACCACCCGTCGCCACAGCTGTCTCAAGCTACGTGAAGTGGATCCGGAAAACCCTGCGCTAG